A genomic stretch from Ignavibacteriota bacterium includes:
- a CDS encoding PBP1A family penicillin-binding protein gives MRRGFGIQGYVLLVLLLSSIDASAQALPPIVLKYSPCIFSADGQVLGYIGEEHRVEVLSLAHVSRHVVDALIATEDRDFYEHDGVSLSGLGRAILNTLTGKTQGGSTITMQLARNLFLTKEKTLSRKLAEIDLARDIEKKYSKQQILVLYLNTVYFGRGAHGIWAAAHEYFGKAPDKLTLSESAMIVGLLQAPSAYDPSRHADKALRRRNEVLHNLVETQKLTASEYERVRRTPLGLALRDNRGRQAVEFIRREAADILASMGRSLQSEDYRITSTIDFMAQQAAERALAAQWDQFPKAMREAQAGIASVEAATGAIRVMIGGNPTANPAGLNRAAQIRRQPGSSFKPFLYGAVLEAGHTLATPILDAPVVTDSGTAWEWRPENDDGTYTGAVVPLRYAVRRSLNLVAARAATELTTPAAVAAFAQRCGITSTLHQYPSIALGTAEVSPLEMAASMATFASFGTRARPYAVVSISDKNGRLLYSAKPDTAMVLDSATAFLVTDALEAAVDSGTASSIRAQYRGPAAGKTGTTQRSADAWFVGYTPVLSTAVWIGFDNPARVLTGEYRYGGSACAPVWARFMAELQKQSRYGTATQFRKPSTISYIDLCVDSGELAVEDCPHRVLTPIDGMRPPNVCHIHD, from the coding sequence ATGCGTCGCGGTTTTGGAATACAGGGTTATGTGTTACTCGTTCTGCTGTTGAGCAGTATCGATGCCTCCGCGCAGGCGCTGCCGCCCATCGTGTTGAAGTACTCGCCCTGTATATTCAGCGCGGACGGGCAGGTGCTCGGGTACATCGGCGAAGAGCACCGCGTGGAAGTTCTGTCGCTCGCGCATGTCTCACGGCACGTGGTCGACGCGTTGATCGCGACAGAAGACCGGGATTTCTACGAACACGACGGCGTGTCGCTGTCGGGCCTCGGCCGCGCGATCCTCAACACGCTCACCGGGAAGACGCAAGGCGGGAGCACGATCACCATGCAGCTCGCGCGGAATCTCTTTTTGACGAAGGAGAAAACGCTGTCGAGGAAACTCGCCGAGATCGACCTCGCGCGTGATATCGAGAAGAAATATTCGAAGCAGCAGATACTCGTCCTGTACCTCAACACCGTGTACTTCGGCCGCGGGGCACACGGGATCTGGGCCGCCGCGCACGAGTACTTCGGGAAGGCCCCCGACAAGCTCACACTGAGCGAGAGCGCCATGATCGTGGGCTTGCTTCAGGCGCCCTCGGCATACGATCCGTCGCGCCATGCGGACAAGGCGTTACGACGACGCAACGAGGTGTTACACAATCTCGTCGAGACGCAGAAACTGACTGCGTCCGAATACGAGCGGGTGCGGCGCACCCCGCTCGGTCTCGCTCTGCGCGACAATCGGGGTCGTCAGGCCGTCGAATTTATCCGGCGCGAGGCGGCGGACATTCTCGCGTCGATGGGACGCTCGTTGCAGAGCGAAGATTACCGTATCACCAGCACAATCGATTTCATGGCGCAGCAGGCAGCAGAGCGCGCACTTGCGGCACAATGGGACCAATTCCCGAAGGCCATGCGCGAGGCGCAGGCCGGTATCGCGAGCGTCGAGGCGGCCACAGGGGCGATTCGTGTGATGATCGGCGGTAATCCGACGGCGAATCCGGCCGGACTCAATCGTGCCGCACAGATCCGCCGGCAGCCGGGCTCTTCCTTCAAACCCTTTCTGTACGGCGCGGTGCTCGAAGCCGGCCATACACTTGCGACACCCATTCTCGACGCCCCCGTCGTGACCGACAGCGGAACGGCGTGGGAATGGCGACCCGAAAACGACGACGGTACATACACAGGCGCCGTTGTACCGCTGCGCTACGCCGTGCGCCGTTCGTTGAATCTCGTGGCGGCGCGCGCGGCGACGGAACTCACGACACCAGCCGCGGTGGCCGCGTTTGCGCAACGCTGCGGCATCACCTCGACACTGCACCAATATCCATCCATCGCGCTTGGCACAGCCGAGGTGTCGCCTCTGGAAATGGCCGCGTCGATGGCCACCTTCGCATCCTTCGGAACACGCGCGCGACCGTACGCCGTGGTCTCGATCAGCGACAAAAACGGACGCCTCCTCTACTCGGCAAAACCGGACACCGCCATGGTACTCGATTCGGCTACGGCATTTCTGGTGACCGATGCGCTGGAAGCCGCCGTCGACAGCGGGACCGCCTCCTCGATACGGGCGCAGTATCGCGGACCCGCCGCCGGCAAAACCGGCACAACGCAGCGTTCGGCTGATGCGTGGTTTGTCGGGTACACTCCCGTGCTCAGCACTGCTGTATGGATCGGTTTCGACAACCCCGCGCGAGTTCTGACAGGCGAATACAGGTATGGCGGCAGCGCCTGTGCGCCGGTCTGGGCACGCTTCATGGCCGAACTGCAGAAACAGAGCCGCTACGGCACAGCGACACAATTCCGGAAACCGTCAACAATCTCCTACATCGATCTGTGCGTCGATAGCGGAGAACTTGCGGTGGAGGACTGCCCTCACCGCGTCCTCACACCCATCGACGGCATGCGCCCGCCGAACGTCTGTCACATACACGATTGA